A window of Phycobacter azelaicus contains these coding sequences:
- a CDS encoding rhomboid family intramembrane serine protease, whose translation MSSSENPSPVNPLPPVVVALVLVIMGIEAAFSLGARGIIGGPSAVGWRLEAFQSYAFSAEIFWWMWETGQWPLEHLMRFVSYAFVHGSFTHALFVCVFVLAMGKMVGEVFGDLAMILIFVLSAIGGAVGYAVFSGSEVPLIGGFPAVYGLIGAFTYILWRQLSLVGAQQSRAFSLIAFLMGIQLLFALLFGGQPDWIADLAGFATGFALSFFLAPGGWARVRNKIRHD comes from the coding sequence ATGAGCAGCAGCGAAAACCCCTCCCCCGTCAATCCGCTGCCGCCTGTGGTGGTGGCGCTGGTTCTGGTGATCATGGGAATTGAAGCCGCCTTTTCCTTGGGTGCACGGGGCATCATCGGCGGACCGTCCGCCGTGGGCTGGCGGCTCGAGGCGTTTCAATCCTATGCCTTTTCAGCCGAGATCTTCTGGTGGATGTGGGAGACGGGGCAATGGCCCCTGGAGCACCTGATGCGCTTTGTCTCTTACGCCTTTGTGCATGGCAGCTTTACCCATGCGCTATTTGTCTGCGTCTTTGTGCTGGCAATGGGCAAGATGGTCGGAGAGGTCTTTGGCGATCTGGCGATGATCCTGATCTTTGTCCTCTCAGCCATCGGGGGCGCTGTGGGATATGCAGTGTTTTCTGGGTCTGAAGTTCCGTTGATCGGCGGTTTCCCAGCCGTCTACGGGTTGATAGGCGCCTTCACCTACATCCTGTGGCGACAGCTGTCACTCGTCGGCGCGCAGCAAAGCCGGGCCTTTTCGCTGATTGCCTTTTTGATGGGGATCCAGCTTCTCTTTGCGCTGCTGTTTGGGGGGCAGCCGGACTGGATCGCGGACCTGGCGGGTTTTGCGACAGGGTTTGCCTTGTCGTTCTTCCTCGCACCGGGTGGCTGGGCAAGAGTCCGCAACAAGATCCGTCACGACTAA
- a CDS encoding alpha/beta fold hydrolase: protein MSALATISLAALALPAALLGAAHISTRKMASEAEDLVPPVGQFHQTPHGRIHYVEMGQKDAQPLVLIHGLSGQLQHFTYALAGQLAKDFHVIALDRPGCGYSTRNSDTLARLPCQAAMIQEVLDAKGIEAPVLVGHSLGGAVSLAMALASPAKIRGLALLAPLTHPSEGGSDVFKGLIVNSPMMRRLMAHTVAVPAAKKTADAVLTQVFAPETCPDDFLDRAGGVLGLRPQSFIAASADATLLYPAITEQAARYARDLRTPGAVLFGADDVLLSAEENGRAMEAFGLGCRIEPGLGHMLPITQAALCEEFIRATVADLPK from the coding sequence ATGTCAGCTCTCGCAACGATTTCTCTTGCGGCCCTTGCCCTGCCCGCAGCCCTGCTTGGCGCAGCCCATATCAGCACTCGTAAGATGGCGAGCGAAGCCGAAGACCTCGTGCCCCCGGTTGGCCAGTTCCACCAAACGCCCCATGGGCGCATTCACTATGTCGAGATGGGCCAAAAGGACGCTCAGCCCTTGGTGCTTATCCATGGGCTGTCGGGACAGCTACAGCATTTCACTTATGCTTTGGCGGGCCAACTGGCCAAAGATTTCCACGTGATCGCGCTGGATCGTCCCGGATGCGGCTATTCAACCCGAAACAGCGATACGCTGGCGCGGCTGCCTTGTCAGGCGGCGATGATCCAGGAGGTTCTGGATGCCAAGGGCATCGAGGCGCCGGTTCTGGTCGGTCACTCCCTTGGCGGAGCTGTTTCCCTGGCCATGGCGCTTGCCAGCCCGGCCAAGATCCGCGGACTGGCGTTGCTAGCGCCGTTGACACACCCGTCCGAGGGCGGCTCCGATGTCTTCAAGGGGTTGATTGTCAACTCCCCGATGATGCGGCGGCTGATGGCCCATACTGTCGCAGTCCCGGCAGCCAAGAAGACGGCCGATGCGGTGCTCACACAGGTTTTCGCACCAGAAACCTGCCCGGACGATTTCCTGGATCGCGCTGGCGGTGTTTTAGGCCTGCGTCCGCAGAGTTTTATCGCCGCCTCTGCCGATGCGACGCTCCTGTACCCGGCCATAACGGAGCAGGCTGCCCGCTATGCCCGCGATCTGCGCACGCCGGGCGCGGTGCTGTTTGGCGCCGACGATGTGCTCCTCAGCGCCGAGGAAAACGGGCGCGCGATGGAGGCCTTTGGCCTTGGATGCCGCATCGAGCCGGGCCTGGGGCATATGCTCCCGATCACTCAAGCGGCTCTTTGTGAAGAGTTCATTCGCGCAACAGTGGCCGACCTGCCAAAGTAA
- a CDS encoding PaaX family transcriptional regulator C-terminal domain-containing protein: MSTKQNQWFETSVAQLNDPQNLRVWSIIVSLFGDLAQKEGAQISGGALTRIITPMGIKPEAIRVALHRLRKDGWIESARAGRASVHFLTEFGRSQSAAVTPRIYQRNPPAPTDWHLLISEDGSGQDMLDDVLLLPNYIAVNRHTALGHGKSPENLEDLLAVEVSKISVPSWLKERLFPQELQTACSTLDVALQRISSPPATLGAEQIATLRTLIVHHWRRIVLRHPGLPPLFHPTGWRGESCRSRVFDLLDTLPSPDLSDLNTAP, encoded by the coding sequence ATGAGCACAAAGCAAAACCAGTGGTTCGAGACCAGCGTCGCCCAGTTGAATGATCCGCAGAACCTGCGGGTCTGGTCCATTATCGTGTCTCTGTTTGGCGATCTGGCCCAGAAGGAAGGCGCACAGATCAGCGGCGGGGCGCTGACGCGCATCATCACCCCGATGGGGATCAAACCCGAAGCCATCCGCGTCGCGCTGCATCGCCTGCGCAAGGACGGCTGGATCGAAAGCGCGCGCGCGGGGCGCGCCTCGGTGCATTTCCTCACCGAGTTTGGACGCAGCCAGTCCGCGGCCGTCACACCAAGAATCTACCAGCGCAACCCGCCAGCGCCCACAGACTGGCATCTTCTCATCTCAGAGGACGGTTCAGGTCAGGATATGCTCGACGATGTTCTGTTGCTGCCGAACTACATCGCCGTGAACCGCCACACCGCGCTCGGGCACGGAAAAAGTCCTGAAAACCTGGAGGATCTTCTCGCGGTCGAAGTCTCGAAGATCTCGGTTCCAAGCTGGCTCAAAGAGCGACTGTTTCCGCAAGAGTTGCAGACGGCGTGTTCGACGCTGGATGTGGCGCTCCAACGCATTTCATCTCCCCCTGCGACATTGGGTGCAGAGCAAATCGCCACGCTGCGCACGCTGATTGTCCACCACTGGCGGCGGATCGTACTGCGCCATCCGGGACTGCCCCCGTTGTTTCACCCCACCGGCTGGCGCGGCGAAAGCTGCCGTAGCCGGGTCTTTGACTTGTTGGATACCCTGCCCTCTCCTGACCTCTCTGATTTGAACACTGCACCTTAA
- a CDS encoding TetR/AcrR family transcriptional regulator, with product MARTIAKDHDQKRTQILKSAAKVFAEAGYDRASMTQLARDCGISKANIYHYYDSKDAVLFGLLETYLSDLRDRVCGLDLTGLDPEARLRRIVAEVLLAYQGADNEHQVQISAMSALPEEQQKLLRGYQRELVAFMSDAISAVAPDVFEGDPAKLRGATMSVFGMLNWYYMWNSGAGSEAREGYADMVATLTLNGVKGL from the coding sequence GTGGCCCGCACGATTGCAAAAGACCATGACCAGAAACGCACGCAGATCCTGAAATCTGCAGCCAAGGTGTTTGCCGAGGCCGGGTATGACCGCGCCTCGATGACCCAGCTGGCACGCGACTGCGGGATCTCCAAGGCCAATATCTACCATTACTATGACAGCAAGGATGCCGTTCTTTTCGGCCTCCTTGAAACCTATCTGAGCGATCTGCGGGATCGGGTCTGCGGGTTGGACCTGACGGGCCTCGACCCAGAGGCCCGCCTGCGCCGCATCGTGGCGGAGGTGCTCTTGGCCTACCAGGGTGCCGATAACGAACATCAGGTGCAGATCAGCGCCATGTCGGCCCTTCCTGAAGAACAGCAAAAACTGCTGCGGGGTTATCAGCGCGAACTCGTTGCCTTCATGAGCGATGCGATCAGCGCTGTGGCACCTGATGTTTTTGAGGGTGATCCGGCCAAGTTGCGCGGCGCCACAATGTCAGTCTTTGGCATGCTGAACTGGTATTACATGTGGAATTCCGGTGCCGGATCCGAGGCCCGCGAAGGCTATGCCGATATGGTTGCCACACTTACGCTCAATGGCGTGAAGGGGCTTTAG
- the paaG gene encoding 2-(1,2-epoxy-1,2-dihydrophenyl)acetyl-CoA isomerase PaaG — MADSILVADHGAWVEITLNRPDRLNSFNDEMHYALRAALEAARDGGARAVLLTGAGRGFCAGQDLGDRDPRKMDGPPDLGNTVRTFYAPLVRLIRSLNFPVICAVNGVAAGAGANIALACDVVLAAESAKFIQSFSKVGLIPDTGGSWHLPRLLGEARAKGLAFTAEPLPAKKAEDWGLIWKALPDDELMSEARAMAEKFGNGPTLGMGLTKQCIQAAAVDTLTDHLEMEADAMKTCGESADYAEGVASFLEKRQPVFKGK; from the coding sequence ATGGCTGACTCGATTCTGGTTGCGGATCATGGGGCTTGGGTGGAAATCACCCTCAACCGCCCGGACCGTCTGAACAGCTTCAACGATGAAATGCACTATGCGCTACGCGCCGCATTGGAGGCCGCCCGGGATGGTGGGGCCCGTGCTGTTCTGCTGACGGGTGCTGGGCGTGGCTTTTGCGCCGGCCAGGATCTGGGTGACCGCGATCCGCGCAAGATGGATGGCCCGCCGGACCTCGGCAACACTGTGCGCACCTTCTATGCGCCGCTGGTGCGGCTGATCCGCTCGCTGAACTTCCCGGTGATCTGTGCTGTGAATGGCGTCGCGGCCGGGGCAGGGGCCAATATCGCGCTCGCCTGTGACGTGGTTCTGGCCGCCGAAAGCGCCAAGTTCATCCAGTCCTTCTCGAAAGTGGGCCTGATCCCGGATACCGGCGGCAGCTGGCATCTGCCACGTCTGCTGGGCGAAGCCCGCGCCAAGGGGCTGGCCTTCACCGCCGAGCCGCTGCCAGCAAAAAAGGCCGAAGACTGGGGGCTGATCTGGAAGGCGCTGCCCGATGACGAACTGATGAGTGAGGCGCGCGCCATGGCCGAGAAGTTCGGCAACGGTCCGACCTTGGGCATGGGCCTGACCAAGCAATGCATTCAGGCCGCCGCCGTGGACACGCTGACCGACCATCTTGAGATGGAAGCAGACGCGATGAAAACCTGCGGCGAAAGCGCCGATTATGCCGAAGGCGTCGCCTCTTTCCTGGAAAAACGCCAGCCGGTCTTCAAGGGCAAATGA
- a CDS encoding Lrp/AsnC family transcriptional regulator, translating into MSRADLDDIDFAILRALSQDATRSAGALGRELELSQPATWRRIRRLQEAGILAGRRLELDSKALGFGVTVFLGIKLATKGRVSLEDFERAVSAIPEVQTVEHVLGMYDYRLRVTARDIADFERVLRRRVMTLPGVGNVDANVLLSEERRPGPL; encoded by the coding sequence ATGAGCCGCGCTGATCTGGACGATATCGATTTCGCGATCCTGCGGGCACTGTCCCAGGATGCGACCCGATCTGCCGGGGCGCTGGGGCGGGAACTGGAGCTCAGCCAGCCTGCAACTTGGCGTCGCATCCGTCGCTTGCAGGAGGCTGGCATTCTTGCGGGGCGTCGGCTGGAGCTTGACAGCAAGGCGCTTGGCTTTGGTGTTACAGTTTTCCTGGGCATCAAATTGGCCACCAAGGGGCGGGTCAGCCTCGAGGATTTCGAGCGCGCCGTTTCCGCCATTCCCGAGGTGCAGACGGTGGAGCATGTGCTGGGTATGTATGACTACCGCCTGCGGGTCACCGCGCGGGACATTGCCGATTTCGAACGGGTGCTGCGGCGCCGGGTCATGACCTTGCCAGGCGTGGGCAATGTGGATGCCAATGTTTTGCTCTCCGAAGAGCGTAGGCCGGGTCCGCTGTGA
- the paaZ gene encoding phenylacetic acid degradation bifunctional protein PaaZ, translating into MSLLEISSYAAGEWVKPGAGARNIASAVTGAVIATAGNDDLDVQAMLDHARKVGGPALRKLTFHDRARMLKALATELGKHKDALYDLSFHTGATQSDHMIDIDGGIGTMFVFASKGRREMPDGHVYLDGDIEQLSRTGTFLGQHICTPLQGVAVHINAFNFPVWGMLEKLAPTLLAGVPSIVKPATATCYVTELAVKIMLDSGILPEGALQLVSGSTGDMLDRLGCQDVVSFTGSADTALKLRNTPAILENSVRFVAEQDSLNASILGPDAVPGTPEFDLFIKEVSREMTAKAGQKCTAVRRIIAPEAQVQAVIEALSARLSKVVIGDPRLETTRMGALVSNSQKRDVLEKAALIATEATRVFGDPENFTVEGADADQGAFVPPMLFHCENPDTAQRVHDTEAFGPVSTVMGYRDLNHAIEIANRGQGSLVASVITHDPAVARQVALGAGAFHGRLYFNNRDSMKESTGHGSPLPHMVHGGPGRAGGGEEMGGVRGVKHYMQRTAIQGSPDILSAIGEKWVPGGAEITGPAHPFTRKYGELSIGETLHTDPRTVTLDDIEHFAHFTGDTFYAHMDDAAAKRNPFFPGRVAHGYLLLSFAAGLFVQPDEGPVLANTGLDGLRFMKPVSAGDSIKVRLTVKKKTPRNEEYGEVRWHVTLTNQDGDLVAEYELLTMNAF; encoded by the coding sequence ATGAGCCTTCTTGAGATTTCCAGCTACGCCGCAGGGGAATGGGTGAAACCCGGCGCAGGGGCGCGTAATATCGCCAGCGCCGTCACCGGCGCCGTGATCGCCACCGCAGGCAACGATGACCTTGATGTGCAGGCAATGCTGGATCATGCCCGCAAAGTGGGCGGCCCCGCCCTGCGCAAGCTGACCTTCCACGACCGTGCCCGCATGCTGAAGGCGCTGGCAACCGAGCTGGGCAAGCACAAGGATGCGCTTTACGATCTGTCCTTCCACACCGGCGCCACGCAGTCCGATCATATGATCGACATTGATGGCGGCATCGGCACCATGTTCGTCTTCGCTTCCAAAGGCCGCCGCGAGATGCCCGATGGCCATGTCTATCTGGACGGCGATATCGAGCAGCTCAGCCGTACCGGCACTTTCCTGGGCCAGCATATCTGCACGCCGCTGCAAGGGGTTGCAGTGCATATCAACGCCTTCAACTTCCCGGTCTGGGGCATGCTGGAAAAACTGGCCCCTACCCTTCTTGCCGGTGTGCCCTCCATCGTGAAGCCCGCAACCGCGACCTGCTATGTGACCGAGCTGGCCGTAAAGATCATGCTGGACAGCGGCATCCTGCCCGAGGGCGCGCTGCAGCTTGTGTCGGGCAGCACCGGCGACATGCTGGACCGCCTTGGCTGCCAGGATGTGGTCAGCTTCACCGGCTCGGCCGATACCGCGCTGAAACTGCGCAACACCCCGGCGATCCTGGAAAACTCGGTGCGTTTCGTTGCCGAGCAGGACAGTCTCAACGCCTCGATCCTGGGGCCGGACGCGGTGCCCGGCACGCCGGAATTCGATCTTTTCATCAAGGAAGTCTCCCGCGAGATGACCGCGAAGGCCGGACAGAAATGTACCGCTGTGCGCCGCATCATCGCGCCCGAAGCACAGGTTCAGGCGGTCATTGAGGCGCTGTCCGCGCGCTTGTCCAAAGTGGTGATCGGCGATCCGCGTCTGGAAACCACCCGCATGGGTGCACTGGTCTCAAACAGCCAGAAACGCGACGTTCTGGAAAAGGCCGCCCTGATCGCAACCGAAGCGACGCGAGTCTTTGGCGACCCGGAGAACTTCACCGTCGAAGGCGCGGATGCCGACCAGGGCGCCTTTGTGCCGCCAATGCTGTTCCACTGCGAGAACCCCGATACCGCCCAGCGCGTGCACGACACCGAGGCCTTCGGCCCTGTTTCCACCGTCATGGGCTACCGCGATCTGAACCACGCCATCGAGATCGCCAACCGCGGTCAAGGCTCGCTTGTGGCCTCGGTCATCACCCATGATCCGGCGGTCGCGCGTCAGGTGGCGCTTGGAGCTGGTGCCTTCCACGGGCGGCTTTACTTCAACAACCGAGACTCGATGAAGGAATCCACCGGTCACGGCTCCCCGCTGCCCCATATGGTGCATGGCGGCCCGGGCCGCGCGGGCGGCGGCGAGGAAATGGGCGGTGTGCGCGGCGTCAAACATTACATGCAGCGCACCGCGATCCAGGGCAGCCCCGATATCCTGTCGGCGATTGGCGAAAAATGGGTGCCAGGTGGTGCCGAAATCACCGGCCCCGCGCATCCCTTCACCCGTAAGTATGGTGAATTGTCCATCGGGGAGACGCTCCACACCGACCCCCGCACCGTTACGCTTGACGATATCGAACATTTCGCCCATTTCACTGGCGACACCTTCTATGCCCATATGGACGACGCCGCAGCCAAGCGGAACCCGTTCTTCCCAGGCCGCGTGGCGCATGGCTACCTGCTGCTGTCTTTTGCTGCGGGTCTCTTCGTGCAGCCGGATGAAGGGCCGGTTCTGGCCAATACTGGCCTGGACGGTCTGCGCTTCATGAAGCCGGTTTCGGCAGGGGATAGCATCAAGGTGCGCCTCACCGTGAAGAAGAAGACACCCCGCAACGAGGAATACGGCGAGGTCCGCTGGCACGTGACCCTGACCAACCAGGATGGCGACCTGGTTGCGGAATACGAGCTTCTGACCATGAACGCCTTCTGA
- the paaI gene encoding hydroxyphenylacetyl-CoA thioesterase PaaI, with translation MTPKERAEKSSAAMWASDNASKWAGMEIAEVDEGRAVLQLTVEAHHCNGHGICHGGVTFMLADSAFAFACNSRNQSTVAQSNSITYTAPGRLGDRLTADAREVSLTGRSGIYDVTVRNQDDLVIAEFRGQSRAIKGHLFEE, from the coding sequence ATGACACCAAAAGAACGCGCCGAGAAATCCAGCGCCGCCATGTGGGCCAGCGACAATGCGTCGAAATGGGCCGGGATGGAGATTGCTGAGGTCGATGAAGGCCGCGCCGTGCTGCAACTGACGGTGGAGGCCCATCATTGCAACGGCCATGGCATCTGCCATGGGGGCGTCACCTTCATGCTGGCCGACAGCGCCTTTGCCTTTGCCTGCAACAGCCGCAACCAGTCGACCGTGGCGCAAAGCAACAGCATTACCTATACCGCGCCGGGCCGCCTGGGCGACCGGCTGACCGCCGATGCGCGCGAGGTCTCTCTGACAGGGCGCAGCGGTATTTACGACGTGACAGTAAGAAATCAGGATGACCTGGTGATCGCAGAGTTTCGGGGCCAGTCCCGCGCGATCAAGGGCCATCTGTTCGAAGAATAG
- the paaK gene encoding phenylacetate--CoA ligase PaaK, with translation MKDLTPNKSDLDAIEIASIDEIRSLQLERLKWSLRHAYENVPMYKQRFDEAGVHPDDLQQLSDLAKFPFTYKNDLRDNYPFGLFAVPREEIIRLHASSGTTGKPTVVGYTKNDIDNWADLVARSLRAAGLRKGNMVHNAYGYGLFTGGLGAHYGIERLGATVVPMSGGQTEKQVGLITDFQPDGIMVTPSYMLNILEQYHKVGLDPRESSLQVGIFGAEPWTDAMRKEVEDAFDMHAVDIYGLSEIMGPGVASECVETKDGPVIWEDHFLPEIIDPVTGEVLPDGEMGELVFTTLTKEGLPMVRYRTRDLTRLLPGTARTMRRIEKITGRSDDMIILRGVNVFPSQIEEQLMATGGLAPHYQIELYKSGRMDAMRVYVEANPDATDELSKTAAARMLTKRIKDMVGVSTEIIVGDPGEVERSQGKAKRVIDNRDKG, from the coding sequence ATGAAAGACCTGACCCCCAACAAGAGCGATCTCGACGCGATCGAAATCGCATCGATCGACGAAATTCGCAGTCTTCAACTGGAGCGGCTTAAGTGGTCGTTGCGCCATGCCTATGAAAACGTGCCGATGTACAAGCAGCGGTTCGACGAGGCGGGCGTACACCCCGATGACCTGCAACAACTGTCAGACCTTGCGAAGTTCCCCTTCACCTACAAGAACGACCTGCGCGACAACTACCCGTTCGGCCTGTTTGCCGTGCCGCGCGAAGAGATCATCCGCCTGCATGCCTCCTCCGGCACCACGGGCAAGCCGACCGTTGTGGGTTACACCAAGAATGACATCGACAATTGGGCCGATCTGGTCGCGCGGTCTTTGCGCGCCGCCGGTCTGCGCAAGGGCAACATGGTGCATAACGCCTATGGCTATGGTCTGTTCACTGGCGGCCTTGGCGCCCATTACGGGATCGAACGCCTTGGCGCCACAGTCGTGCCAATGTCCGGCGGTCAGACCGAGAAACAGGTGGGCCTGATCACCGATTTCCAGCCAGATGGGATCATGGTGACGCCCTCTTACATGCTGAACATCCTTGAGCAGTACCACAAGGTGGGTCTTGACCCGCGTGAAAGCTCGCTGCAGGTGGGTATCTTCGGCGCCGAACCCTGGACCGACGCCATGCGCAAGGAGGTCGAGGACGCCTTTGATATGCATGCGGTGGATATTTACGGCCTTTCGGAAATCATGGGGCCCGGTGTCGCCAGCGAATGCGTGGAAACCAAGGACGGCCCGGTGATCTGGGAAGACCACTTCCTGCCCGAGATCATCGATCCCGTTACCGGTGAAGTGCTGCCCGATGGCGAGATGGGCGAGCTGGTCTTCACCACGCTCACCAAGGAAGGCCTGCCGATGGTGCGTTACCGCACCCGTGACCTGACTCGCTTGCTGCCGGGCACTGCCAGGACCATGCGCCGGATCGAAAAGATCACCGGTCGCAGTGACGACATGATCATCCTGCGCGGCGTGAACGTCTTCCCCAGCCAGATCGAGGAACAGCTGATGGCAACTGGCGGACTCGCGCCGCATTACCAGATCGAGCTCTATAAATCCGGCCGCATGGATGCGATGCGCGTCTACGTCGAGGCCAACCCGGACGCTACGGACGAGCTATCCAAGACCGCCGCAGCGCGGATGCTGACCAAGCGGATCAAGGATATGGTCGGTGTTTCGACCGAGATCATCGTCGGCGATCCCGGCGAGGTCGAGCGCAGCCAGGGCAAGGCCAAGCGCGTCATCGACAACCGCGACAAGGGGTAA
- a CDS encoding aminotransferase class V-fold PLP-dependent enzyme: MALLKTVDPEGLEEFSVVFTDRSLNHMSQAFQQVMRDISTMLKEVYSAEAVALVPGGGTFAMEAVARQFAGGANVLVVRNGWFSYRWSQIFESGGFTASSTVMKARQTGNTVPAPFAPAPIEDVVAAIREQKPDIVFAPHVETSAGVILPDDYVTAMAAAAHEVGALMVLDCIASGCAWVDMKATGVDVLISAPQKGWSASPSAGLVMFSDAALARLEETTSDSFALNLKQWRTIMKAYEDGGHAYHATMPTDALRAFRDTMLETRDYGFDRLRDAQWQLGDGVRTYLKGKGIVSVAADGFGAPGVVVSYTNDPEIQNGKKFAALGMQIAAGVPLQCDEPEGFSTFRLGLFGLDKLYDVEGTLKRLTSVLDQVL; this comes from the coding sequence ATGGCATTGCTGAAAACCGTGGACCCGGAGGGCCTCGAGGAATTCTCGGTGGTCTTTACGGACCGCTCTCTCAACCACATGTCGCAGGCTTTCCAGCAGGTCATGCGGGACATCAGCACTATGCTGAAAGAGGTCTACAGTGCCGAGGCCGTCGCCCTGGTGCCCGGTGGCGGCACCTTCGCGATGGAGGCGGTGGCCCGCCAGTTTGCCGGTGGTGCAAATGTGCTGGTCGTGCGCAATGGCTGGTTCTCCTACCGCTGGAGCCAGATCTTTGAAAGCGGCGGCTTTACCGCATCAAGCACGGTTATGAAGGCGCGCCAGACCGGCAACACCGTGCCCGCGCCCTTTGCCCCTGCTCCGATCGAGGATGTGGTCGCCGCCATTCGCGAGCAAAAACCGGATATCGTCTTTGCCCCCCATGTGGAAACCTCGGCTGGGGTGATCCTGCCCGATGATTACGTCACTGCCATGGCCGCCGCCGCTCATGAGGTCGGCGCGCTGATGGTGCTGGACTGTATCGCCTCGGGCTGTGCCTGGGTCGATATGAAGGCCACAGGCGTCGATGTGCTGATCTCGGCCCCGCAAAAGGGCTGGAGCGCGTCGCCCTCTGCCGGTCTGGTTATGTTCTCGGATGCGGCGCTCGCGCGGCTCGAAGAAACCACATCTGACAGTTTTGCCCTCAACCTCAAACAGTGGCGCACGATCATGAAAGCCTATGAGGACGGTGGTCATGCCTATCATGCCACAATGCCGACGGATGCCCTGCGTGCCTTCCGCGATACCATGTTGGAAACCCGCGACTACGGATTTGATCGCTTGCGGGATGCGCAATGGCAGCTCGGCGACGGGGTGCGTACCTATCTGAAGGGCAAGGGCATTGTGTCGGTGGCCGCCGATGGGTTCGGTGCGCCGGGCGTTGTTGTCAGCTACACCAATGATCCCGAGATCCAGAACGGCAAGAAATTCGCGGCCCTCGGCATGCAGATCGCAGCCGGTGTGCCGCTGCAATGTGATGAGCCCGAAGGCTTCAGTACCTTCCGTCTGGGGCTCTTTGGTCTGGATAAGCTATATGACGTGGAAGGGACCTTGAAGCGTCTGACATCGGTCCTTGATCAGGTTCTCTGA
- a CDS encoding PEP-CTERM sorting domain-containing protein: MLKIFFTVAVAALCMSTSAMAATFTDRTAFLAASGTASDHTTGNIPRGTTSRAFSNGLTVSTLGPEMASASSFGASDLGIANAILISGVEHLNFQFDTLRFGFGLDIFESTLAGTINGCGTAVCSDSTFTFTFKNGGAVVGSETFNPINDTIAFFGALYANPFDRVEMRETSGTNDNERFGGFVSTMAPVPVPAALPLLLLGLGAVGFVGRRRNGRA; encoded by the coding sequence GTGTTAAAGATATTTTTTACAGTGGCGGTCGCCGCATTGTGTATGTCGACCTCGGCGATGGCAGCAACATTCACGGACCGTACGGCGTTTCTTGCAGCGTCCGGAACCGCGAGCGATCATACGACCGGCAATATTCCGCGCGGCACAACGTCCCGTGCATTTAGCAACGGCCTGACGGTGAGTACGCTCGGGCCGGAAATGGCCTCGGCCTCTTCATTTGGCGCCAGTGATTTAGGAATCGCAAATGCCATTCTGATCAGCGGTGTTGAGCATCTCAATTTTCAGTTCGATACGCTTCGGTTTGGGTTCGGTCTCGATATCTTCGAGTCTACTCTGGCCGGCACGATAAATGGCTGCGGAACGGCCGTCTGTAGCGACTCGACCTTTACCTTCACTTTCAAAAACGGCGGCGCGGTTGTCGGCAGCGAGACCTTCAATCCGATCAATGATACGATCGCCTTCTTCGGAGCGCTCTACGCCAACCCTTTTGACCGGGTGGAGATGCGCGAGACATCTGGCACCAATGACAATGAACGCTTTGGCGGGTTCGTCTCGACGATGGCACCGGTACCGGTCCCAGCCGCGCTGCCCTTGCTTTTGCTAGGGCTTGGAGCCGTAGGGTTCGTCGGACGACGTCGCAACGGTCGAGCCTAG